The Polaribacter sp. KT25b genome contains the following window.
CCAATTGTTGGTACAACTATTGGATGTAAAATTACAGATATGAATTTATAAAAACGCACTATATTTCTTTACGTAAACGAGCTACAGGTAAATCTAATTGTTCACGATACTTGGCAATAGTTCTTCGTGCAATAGGATAACCTTTTTCTTTTAAAATTGCAGCTAATTTTTCATCAGTTAAAGGTTTTCTTTTGTTTTCTTCAGCAATAACTGTCTCTAATATTTTTTTAATTTCTTTGGTAGAAACATCTTCTCCTTGGTCATTTTTCATAGATTCAGAAAAGAAGTCTTTTATTAATTTTGTACCATAAGGAGTTGAAACATATTTGCTGTTTGCAACTCTAGAAACCGTAGAAACATCCATTTTAATTTGATCTGCAATATCTTTTAAAATCATAGGTTTTAACTTGCGCTCATCACCCGTTAAAAAATATTCGTATTGATAATGCATTATCGAATTCATTGTAACCATAAGTGTTTGCTGACGTTGTTTTATAGCGTCAATAAACCATTTTGCAGAATCTAATTTTTGTTTGATAAAAAATACAGCATCTTTTTGAGATTTACTTTTTACAGTAGATTCTTGATAGCCTTTTAGCATATTATTATATTCTTTAGAAATATGCATTTCTGGTGCATTTCTAGAGTTTAAAGTTAAATCTAATTCACCATCTAAAATTTTAATCGAAAAATCTGGTACAATTTGTTCGGCAATTTTATTATTACCAGCATACGAACTGCCAGGCTTTGGGTTTAATCTTGATATTTCTGTATTTACTTCTTTTAATTCTTTTTCAGAAATGTTATATTTTTCTTGAAGTTTTTTGTAATGTTTTTTAACAAAATGGTCAAAAGAATTTTCTAAAATATCTATTGCTAAACTTCTAATTTTATTTTTTTCTTTTGCCTTTAATTGAATAATTAAACATTCTTTTAAATCTCTAGCGCCAACACCAATTGGGTCTAATTTATGAACCACTTTTGTTAAAATAGTAACCACTTTTTCTTCGGATGTAAATACATTTGCGGTAAAAGCTAAATCATCAACTAAATCAATAACTTCTCTTCTAATGTAGCCACTATCATCAATACTACCAACTAAAAATTCTGCAATTGCGCGCTCTTCATCATCAAAAATAAAAGTATTTAATTGATTTTTTAAAGATTGATGAAAGCTTGTGCCAGCTGCGTAAGGCACATTTTTTTCTTCATCATCTGCAGAATAATTGTTAGCTTGAGTTTTATAATTAGGTATTTCATCATCACTCAAATACTCATCAATATTAATATCGTCTGCTTCAATTTTTTCATTTCCAGTATCTTCATCATCGTCAAATTCATTTGATAAATCATCATCTATAGCATCTGATTCTTCTTTACCTGTATCTAATGCCGGATTTTCTTCAATTTCTTGTTTCAAACGTTCTTCAAAAGCTTGAGTAGGCAATTGAATTAACTTCATCAACTGTATTTGTTGAGGAGATAATTTTTGAAGTAATTTATATTGTAAGCTTTGTTTTAACATTTAAAATTCTGCATTTTGAGGTGTTCTAGGAAAAGGAATTACATCTCTAATATTACCCATTCCTGTTGTAAATTGTACCAAACGTTCAAAGCCTAAACCAAAACCAGAATGAACAGCTGTTCCGTATTTACGCAAATCTAAATACCACCATAATTCTTTTTCGTCGATATTCATGGCTTTCATTTTTTCAACTAAAACATCATAACGTTCTTCTCTTTGTGCTCCACC
Protein-coding sequences here:
- the rpoN gene encoding RNA polymerase factor sigma-54 — its product is MLKQSLQYKLLQKLSPQQIQLMKLIQLPTQAFEERLKQEIEENPALDTGKEESDAIDDDLSNEFDDDEDTGNEKIEADDINIDEYLSDDEIPNYKTQANNYSADDEEKNVPYAAGTSFHQSLKNQLNTFIFDDEERAIAEFLVGSIDDSGYIRREVIDLVDDLAFTANVFTSEEKVVTILTKVVHKLDPIGVGARDLKECLIIQLKAKEKNKIRSLAIDILENSFDHFVKKHYKKLQEKYNISEKELKEVNTEISRLNPKPGSSYAGNNKIAEQIVPDFSIKILDGELDLTLNSRNAPEMHISKEYNNMLKGYQESTVKSKSQKDAVFFIKQKLDSAKWFIDAIKQRQQTLMVTMNSIMHYQYEYFLTGDERKLKPMILKDIADQIKMDVSTVSRVANSKYVSTPYGTKLIKDFFSESMKNDQGEDVSTKEIKKILETVIAEENKRKPLTDEKLAAILKEKGYPIARRTIAKYREQLDLPVARLRKEI